The sequence GTGTTGTTCAGCGATATCCGCGGCTTCTCGGGATTGTCAGAGAGATTGTCGCCGACGGCGACCTGCCAGTTGGTCGGCGACGTGATGGAAAGGTTGACCGCGCGGATCGTCGAGCATGGCGGTGTCGTGGTCGACTACATCGGCGATGGCCTGTTGGCGATGTGGAATGCCCCGGCGCCGCAAGCCGATCACGCCGTGCTGGCGTGCCGGGCGGCGCTGGCGATGCTCGACGAGTTGCCATCGCTCAACGAATCGTGGCAGCAGACGCTGGGTAAGCCGCTCGACCTGGGGCTGGGAGTCAACACCGGCGTCGCGCGGGTTGGCAACATCGGCAGCCGGCGACGTTTCAAATACGGTCCGCTGGGGCACACGGTCAACCTCGCCAGTCGACTGGAGGGGCTGACCAAGCATTTGGGTGTGAAAGCGCTGGTGAGCGAATCGACGTGGAAGGAGCTAGCCGGCTCCTTTGCCACCCGCCGGCTATGCCGAGTGCGCGTGGCGGGCATTGCCACGCCTCTCGATGTGTTCGAACTGCATTCGGCCGCGCCAGACGATCCGCGCTGGAAGCGGCAGTGCGAGGGCTACGAAGCGGCGCTTACGCAATTCGAGTCGCGACGCTGGGACGAGGCCTGCCGGACTCTGTACGCTCTGGTCGAAACTCAGGGCGATCGCTACGACATCCCCAGCCTGACGCTCATCGGTCGCGCGGTGGAATGCCTGAAAAGCCCCCCTGCGACATTCGAGCCGGTGCTCGACTTTGTTCAGAAGTAGCGGCCCGGAAATGCCAAAGCCGTCTTCTGCCACCGTGAGGACAGAATTCGAAAGAGATTCTTGCCACCGAGGGCACAGAGATCACCGAGGTGGAAGGATTTTATTTGCGCGTCGGCCGTATCGCGGTGTGCAACGCCATCTGTTGCTCCGTAATTTCTCTCTACCCTTTGGCCCTTTTTCCTTCTTCTTCTCTGAGTCCTCGGTGCCCTCGGTGGCAAATCGTATTCGCCGCAGGCGCTTTGGCCTTGTCGAGCAACTGCGGGAATTCTCTGTGTTCTACGGCAGCTCCTTCAGGTAGATGTTCTTGAAGTACAGCGTGTTGCCGTGGTTTTGCAGCTCGATCTGGCCGGTGGGGAAGAGTGGCTTGTCACGCTCCCAGAAGTTTTCCAGCACCACGTTGTCGGTGACCAACTCGCCGTTCAGCCAAACGCTGACTTTGTCGCCGACCATCTTGATGCGAAACGTGTTCCACTGGCCGACGGGTTTGTCGGCCTTCTTGGTGGGCTTTGAGGGATTCTTCTGGTTGTTGTAAAGGCCGCCCGAGCCTACGCCGTCCGCCACTTTCAAATCCGGATCCCAGATTTGCACTTGTGGCGTGCCGCGCAGGTAGATGCCGCTGTCGCCATCCTTGAGAATCTTCCAATCCAGCAGCAGCTCGAAGTTGCCGTAGTCCTTGGCCGTGCAGAGGCTGCGTCCCTTGCCATCGAAAACGAGCGCGCCGTCGGCAACGTTCCAGTGGGCCCGCATATCCTCGTCGGCCGCCTTTTGTGCGGCGGCCAATTCGCCGGCAGGCGCCTTGGCCTGCTTGGCGGGATTATCGAGCGGGCCAGCAGGCAGACCCTTCCAACCGGCCAGATCTTTGCCGTTGAACAAGGCGGTGAAGCCCGCGGGTGGTTGATTGTCGGCGGCCTGCGCCAACGAGGCCTGACAGCACAGTGCCCCGATAGCAATGAGGAGCGTGGGCAGAATGGAAAACTGTTGGGTGCGAGTCATGCGAAGAGTCCAAGACGATTTTTTGGCGGCCGACGCCGGCCCAGGCACGTGCTTAAGCGCGAGCGTACGACTCGAGGAATCGTGGGCCATCCTAAACGCGGCGCCGGCGGCGAGCAAGTTGGCGCTCGCAGGGCCCCGTTCCTTGGGGCGATTACACGTCGGCAGGCACCCCGCCTGTCGCGACGAGCACGCCGCGATGGCACGGCTTGCCAGTACAGGTCCCCAAGGCTTGGACATCCATTTAGTTGAAAGGACTTGAGGAACGGCTACAATCTCGGGCACTCTTGTGGCGAAGTGCGTCGGCGGTGGCTCTTAGGCATCGACTTTCATCTTTGACCCGCGGAGGTGCTCTGCTATGGCGGATCAACGACCCTTCTCCGGCGGCGGCAGCAATGTCAGCCGTCGCGCGTTCTTAAAAGGCTCTGGTGCCGCGGCGGCGGCCACGGCGCTGGCAACTGGCTCGGGCGTCGCCGAAGCGGCCGACGAAAAATCGAAACTCGTCGGCCCTGGCGCCACGCCGATCAAGTTGAACGTCAACGGCCGCGAGCGCGTATTGCCGGTCGAACCACGCACGACGTTGCTCGAGGCGTTGCGCTACAAGTTGAATCTCACTGGGGCCAAGCCGGTGAGCGTCGACGATTCCAGCGGCGCCAGCATGGTGATCATCAATGGCAAGCCGGCCAGTGCCAACACCGTGTTCGCAATCGCCTGCGTCGGCAAGAAAATTCAAACCGTCGAAAGCCTGGGCGGCGACAAACCGGACGCCGTGCCCGTCGCCTTCTTGCACAACGACGCCATGCAGTGCGGCTTTTGCACGCCGGGCTTTGTCGTGGCGGTGCGGGCCTTTTTGGACAAGAACCCTAAGGCGACCGAGAAGCAAATCCGCGAGGGGCTGAACAGCAATCTCTGCCGCTGCGGCACCTACGCCAATGTGATCATGGCCGCCGTCGAGGTGGTGAAGGGAGGCAAGCGTGGCTAAGAAATACAGCTGGCCCGAGCGGGGCACGGCCTCGCTGATCGGCAAACCGCACGATCGCATCGACGGCATGGCCAAGGCCACCGGCGTGGCGAAATACACCTACGATGTCGCGCCCGAGCGGATGTTGCTGGCCCGCGTCTTGGGTTGCCCGCACGCGCATTGCAAGATCAAGTCGATTGACCTAAGCGGCGCCGAGAAAGTGCCCGGCGTCGTCAAGGCCATGGCGATGAAGGTCGAAGGGAACGAAGTTCGTTGGGAAGGGGATCCCATCGCGGCCGTGGCGGGCGAAAGTGAAGCGGCCGTGGCCGAAGGACTGAAGGCGATCAAGGTCGAGTACGAAGCGCTCGATATCTTCGTCAAGGACGAGGATCTGGCCGCCGCAGAGGCCGCCAAGCGCACGGGCAAACCGGCCAAGAATACCCAGCTCGAAAAAGAAGCCCCGGACGACGCCGACGAAGAGAAATTCGCCGATGAAGAGATCGCCCGACTGCTGAAAGAGTCGGATGTGGTCGTGGAAGGGCATTACGGCATCGACGTCATTACGCACATGTGCTTGGAGCCTCATGGCGCCACGTGCCAATGGGATGGCGACAAGCTGAATGCGTATCTGTCGACGCAAAACGTCTCGGGCACGGCCGGCCAGTTCGCCACGCCGCTCGGTTTGACGGCCGGAGACGTGACCGTGATCTGCGATTTCATCGGCGGCGGCTTCGGCAGCAAGTTCCAGGTCGACAATTTCAACGTCACAGCGGCCAAGATCGCCAAGGAAGTCGGTCGGCCGGTGAAGCTGATGTTGGATCGCGATATCGAGCTGAAGACGGCCGGCTGCCGCCCCAGCGGATATATCAACGTCAAGATCGGCGCCGACAAGAACGGCGTGGTCAAGGTTTGGGATTCGGAACATTGGGGGACCTTTGGCGCTACGCTGGGGGGCGTGGACCAGGGCGTGATCCCGTACGTGTTCAATCCCAAGAATCGCCGCCGCCGCGCGATTCCGATCATCACCAACGCCAGTCCGTCGCGCGCCTGGCGCGCTCCCAATCATCCGCAGGGAAGCGCGATGACACAGGTCGCGTACGACGATATCGCGGGCAAGCTCGGCCTGGACAGCTACGACGTTTTCTTGCGCAATTTGCCGACCGTCTCGAACGAGAAGCAAGAAATCTACAAGGCCGAGATGGAGATCGCCGCCAAGCTGATGGATTGGAAGGCCAAGTGGCACGCGCACGGCAAAGGCCCTGCCAAGGGCTCGGTCGTGAGTGGCCTCGGGATGGCCATTCACACCTGGGGTGGTGGCGGTCAGCCGTCGAACACCAACATCACCATTCACCCCGACGGCGCCGTCGAAGCCACGCTCGGCAGCCAGGATCTGGGGACCGGCACGCGGACCGTGATCGCTTTGGTCACGGCCGAGACGTTCGGCCTGCCGCTCTCGGCCGTGAAGGTGAATATCGGCAGCTCGAAGTATCCGCCCAGCGCGGCCTCGGGCGGCAGCGTCACGATCGCCAGCGTCAGCGAATCGACCCGCCGCGCCGCGCAAGACGCGCTGCGACAGGTCAACGATTTGGTGGCCAAGAAGTTGGGCGTCGAGGCCGACACGCTCGTGGCCAAGGACGGCAAGATCTCGGTCGAGGGAGACGCCAAGAAATCGCTGTCGTGGAAAGACGCCTGCAGCTTGTTGGGCATGATGCCGCTAGAGGTGAAGGGAGAGTTCAAACGCCGCGACGATCAGGGGCTTTCCAGCTCGCAGGTCGGCGGCGTGCAGATGGCCGAAGTCGAAGTCGACAAGGACACCGGCGTCGTCCGCATGCGAAAGTTCGTCATGGTCCAGGATATGGGCCTGGTCATTAATCCCAAGACCGCCAAGAGCCAGATGTACGGCGCGGCGATCATGGGAATCTCTTATGCCCTTTTCGAGCAGCGGATCATGGACCCCACGACCGGCGTGTTTTTGAATGCCGAGATCGCTGACTACAAACTGCCGCGGCTGGGGGACATTGGCGAGATTGTCGTGGAAATCTACGAGCCCGATAGCGAATACAACCGCGGCGTCGTCGGATTGGGCGAGCCTCCGGTCATCAGCCCCGGAGCGACCATCTCGAACGCCGTCTGCAACGCATTGGGCGTGCGTGTGCCGGTTTTGCCTCTAACGCCTAAACGAGTCCTTGACGCTTTGGCGAAAGCGAGGAAAGTCTGATGAAAGCCTTTGAATACGCGGCACCGACTCATACGTTGGGCGTGCTGGAGCTATTGAGCGACGATGCCGAATCGACGGCGATATTGGCCGGCGGCACGGACCTTGTTCCGCTGATGGCCAAGATGATCGTCACGCCGCGGCGCGTCGTGAATATCACCGAAGTAGCGGGCCTGCGCGGTATCGAGGCCGACTCGCTGGGCGTTACGATCGGCGCAGTGACCTCGCTCGACGATTTGCTCGAATCGCCTGAGCTGGCCGAGTTTCCTGCGATTGGTCAGGCTATCGCGGGTATCAACAGCGTCACGTTGCAAGCTCAAGGGACGATCGGGGGCG comes from Pirellulales bacterium and encodes:
- a CDS encoding DUF1080 domain-containing protein, with translation MTRTQQFSILPTLLIAIGALCCQASLAQAADNQPPAGFTALFNGKDLAGWKGLPAGPLDNPAKQAKAPAGELAAAQKAADEDMRAHWNVADGALVFDGKGRSLCTAKDYGNFELLLDWKILKDGDSGIYLRGTPQVQIWDPDLKVADGVGSGGLYNNQKNPSKPTKKADKPVGQWNTFRIKMVGDKVSVWLNGELVTDNVVLENFWERDKPLFPTGQIELQNHGNTLYFKNIYLKELP
- a CDS encoding 2Fe-2S iron-sulfur cluster-binding protein, which encodes MADQRPFSGGGSNVSRRAFLKGSGAAAAATALATGSGVAEAADEKSKLVGPGATPIKLNVNGRERVLPVEPRTTLLEALRYKLNLTGAKPVSVDDSSGASMVIINGKPASANTVFAIACVGKKIQTVESLGGDKPDAVPVAFLHNDAMQCGFCTPGFVVAVRAFLDKNPKATEKQIREGLNSNLCRCGTYANVIMAAVEVVKGGKRG
- a CDS encoding xanthine dehydrogenase family protein molybdopterin-binding subunit, which gives rise to MAKKYSWPERGTASLIGKPHDRIDGMAKATGVAKYTYDVAPERMLLARVLGCPHAHCKIKSIDLSGAEKVPGVVKAMAMKVEGNEVRWEGDPIAAVAGESEAAVAEGLKAIKVEYEALDIFVKDEDLAAAEAAKRTGKPAKNTQLEKEAPDDADEEKFADEEIARLLKESDVVVEGHYGIDVITHMCLEPHGATCQWDGDKLNAYLSTQNVSGTAGQFATPLGLTAGDVTVICDFIGGGFGSKFQVDNFNVTAAKIAKEVGRPVKLMLDRDIELKTAGCRPSGYINVKIGADKNGVVKVWDSEHWGTFGATLGGVDQGVIPYVFNPKNRRRRAIPIITNASPSRAWRAPNHPQGSAMTQVAYDDIAGKLGLDSYDVFLRNLPTVSNEKQEIYKAEMEIAAKLMDWKAKWHAHGKGPAKGSVVSGLGMAIHTWGGGGQPSNTNITIHPDGAVEATLGSQDLGTGTRTVIALVTAETFGLPLSAVKVNIGSSKYPPSAASGGSVTIASVSESTRRAAQDALRQVNDLVAKKLGVEADTLVAKDGKISVEGDAKKSLSWKDACSLLGMMPLEVKGEFKRRDDQGLSSSQVGGVQMAEVEVDKDTGVVRMRKFVMVQDMGLVINPKTAKSQMYGAAIMGISYALFEQRIMDPTTGVFLNAEIADYKLPRLGDIGEIVVEIYEPDSEYNRGVVGLGEPPVISPGATISNAVCNALGVRVPVLPLTPKRVLDALAKARKV